One stretch of Caloenas nicobarica isolate bCalNic1 chromosome 2, bCalNic1.hap1, whole genome shotgun sequence DNA includes these proteins:
- the STEAP2 gene encoding metalloreductase STEAP2 isoform X2 — translation MESISMMGSPKNLNEAFLPNVANGIKDASKITIGIIGSGDFAKSLTIRLIRCGYHVVVGSRNPKIAAEFFPHVVDVTDHEDAVAKTNIVFVAMHREHYASLWDLKHLLAGKILIDVSNNTRVDQYPDSNAEYLASLFPDSLIVKGFNVVSAWSLQLGPKDASRQVYICSNNVQARHQVIELARQLSFIPVDLGALSSSREIENLPLQLFTLWKGPVVIAISLATFFFIYSFIRDVIHPYVRNQQSDFYKIPIEIVNKTLPIVAITLLSLVYLSGLIAAAYQLHSGTKYRRFPPWLDNWLQCRKQLGLLSFFFATVHVVYSLCLPMRRSERYLFLNMAYQQVHANVENSWNEEEVWRIEMYISFGIMSLGLLSLLAVTSIPSVNSSLNWREFSFIQSTLGYVALLISTFHVLIYGWKRAFEEEYYRFYTPPNFVLALVLPSIVILVAG, via the exons ATGGAATCAATCTCTATGATGGGAAGTCCGAAGAACCTCAATGAAGCTTTTCTGCCAAATGTTGCCAATGGCATTAAGGATGCCAGTAAGATCACAATAGGCATAATTGGAAGTGGAGACTTTGCTAAGTCCTTGACAATTAGACTAATCAGATGTGGGTACCACGTGGTTGTAGGAAGCAGAAACCCTAAAATTGCTGCCGagttttttccccatgtggTTGATGTTACTGACCACGAAGATGCAGTAGCAAAAACAAACATCGTTTTTGTAGCTATGCACAGAGAACATTATGCTTCTTTGTGGGACCTCAAGCATTTACTCGCTGGTAAAATTCTGATTGATGTCAGCAATAATACAAGAGTAGACCAATATCCTGACTCCAATGCAGAGTATTTGGCATCACTTTTCCCAGATTCCCTGATTGTCAAAGGATTCAATGTTGTTTCAGCTTGGTCACTGCAGTTAGGACCAAAGGATGCCAGCAGACAG GTCTATATATGCAGTAACAATGTTCAGGCTCGCCATCAAGTTATTGAGCTTGCCCGTCAGCTCAGTTTTATTCCTGTTGATTTGGGAGCATTGTCATCTTCAAGGGAGATTGAAAACTTACCTCTGCAGCTGTTCACTCTGTGGAAGGGGCCTGTAGTGATTGCAATTAGCCTggcaacatttttcttcatctatTCCTTCATTAGAGATGTAATCCATCCATATGTGAGAAATCAGCAGAGTGACTTCTACAAGATCCCCATTGAGATCGTGAACAAGACTCTACCAATTGTTGCAATCACTTTACTTTCTCTAGTGTATTTATCAGGACTTATTGCAGCTGCTTATCAGCTTCACTCTGGCACTAAGTATAGGCGATTTCCACCTTGGCTGGACAACTGGCTCCAGTGTCGAAAGCAGCTTGGACTGCtcagttttttctttgcaacagtGCATGTGGTGTACAGCCTCTGCTTACCTATGAGGAGGTCGGAGCGATACTTGTTCCTCAATATGGCATATCAACAG GTTCATGCAAATGTTGAAAATTCTTGGAATGAAGAAGAGGTGTGGCGGATTGAAATGTATATCTCCTTTGGAATAATGAgtcttggtttgctttctttgctgGCAGTAACTTCCATCCCTTCAGTAAACAGTTCCTTAAACTGGAGGGAGTTCAGTTTTATTCAG TCTACACTTGGATATGTTGCTCTGCTCATAAGTACTTTCCATGTACTGATTTATGGATGGAAAAGAGCTTTTGAAGAAGAGTACTACAGATTTTATACACCACCAAATTTTGTTCTTGCCCTTGTTCTGCCTTCCATTGTAATTCTAG tgGCTGGATAA
- the STEAP2 gene encoding metalloreductase STEAP2 isoform X1 yields the protein MESISMMGSPKNLNEAFLPNVANGIKDASKITIGIIGSGDFAKSLTIRLIRCGYHVVVGSRNPKIAAEFFPHVVDVTDHEDAVAKTNIVFVAMHREHYASLWDLKHLLAGKILIDVSNNTRVDQYPDSNAEYLASLFPDSLIVKGFNVVSAWSLQLGPKDASRQVYICSNNVQARHQVIELARQLSFIPVDLGALSSSREIENLPLQLFTLWKGPVVIAISLATFFFIYSFIRDVIHPYVRNQQSDFYKIPIEIVNKTLPIVAITLLSLVYLSGLIAAAYQLHSGTKYRRFPPWLDNWLQCRKQLGLLSFFFATVHVVYSLCLPMRRSERYLFLNMAYQQVHANVENSWNEEEVWRIEMYISFGIMSLGLLSLLAVTSIPSVNSSLNWREFSFIQSTLGYVALLISTFHVLIYGWKRAFEEEYYRFYTPPNFVLALVLPSIVILGKIILLLPCVSRKLRRIRRGWEKSDVIEEASGSHPHLSPERITVM from the exons ATGGAATCAATCTCTATGATGGGAAGTCCGAAGAACCTCAATGAAGCTTTTCTGCCAAATGTTGCCAATGGCATTAAGGATGCCAGTAAGATCACAATAGGCATAATTGGAAGTGGAGACTTTGCTAAGTCCTTGACAATTAGACTAATCAGATGTGGGTACCACGTGGTTGTAGGAAGCAGAAACCCTAAAATTGCTGCCGagttttttccccatgtggTTGATGTTACTGACCACGAAGATGCAGTAGCAAAAACAAACATCGTTTTTGTAGCTATGCACAGAGAACATTATGCTTCTTTGTGGGACCTCAAGCATTTACTCGCTGGTAAAATTCTGATTGATGTCAGCAATAATACAAGAGTAGACCAATATCCTGACTCCAATGCAGAGTATTTGGCATCACTTTTCCCAGATTCCCTGATTGTCAAAGGATTCAATGTTGTTTCAGCTTGGTCACTGCAGTTAGGACCAAAGGATGCCAGCAGACAG GTCTATATATGCAGTAACAATGTTCAGGCTCGCCATCAAGTTATTGAGCTTGCCCGTCAGCTCAGTTTTATTCCTGTTGATTTGGGAGCATTGTCATCTTCAAGGGAGATTGAAAACTTACCTCTGCAGCTGTTCACTCTGTGGAAGGGGCCTGTAGTGATTGCAATTAGCCTggcaacatttttcttcatctatTCCTTCATTAGAGATGTAATCCATCCATATGTGAGAAATCAGCAGAGTGACTTCTACAAGATCCCCATTGAGATCGTGAACAAGACTCTACCAATTGTTGCAATCACTTTACTTTCTCTAGTGTATTTATCAGGACTTATTGCAGCTGCTTATCAGCTTCACTCTGGCACTAAGTATAGGCGATTTCCACCTTGGCTGGACAACTGGCTCCAGTGTCGAAAGCAGCTTGGACTGCtcagttttttctttgcaacagtGCATGTGGTGTACAGCCTCTGCTTACCTATGAGGAGGTCGGAGCGATACTTGTTCCTCAATATGGCATATCAACAG GTTCATGCAAATGTTGAAAATTCTTGGAATGAAGAAGAGGTGTGGCGGATTGAAATGTATATCTCCTTTGGAATAATGAgtcttggtttgctttctttgctgGCAGTAACTTCCATCCCTTCAGTAAACAGTTCCTTAAACTGGAGGGAGTTCAGTTTTATTCAG TCTACACTTGGATATGTTGCTCTGCTCATAAGTACTTTCCATGTACTGATTTATGGATGGAAAAGAGCTTTTGAAGAAGAGTACTACAGATTTTATACACCACCAAATTTTGTTCTTGCCCTTGTTCTGCCTTCCATTGTAATTCTAGGTAAGATCATTTTACTTTTGCCATGTGTAAGTAGGAAGCTGAGGAGAATTCGAAGAGGATGGGAGAAAAGCGATGTTATAGAAGAAGCAAGCGGGTCTCATCCACATCTCTCTCCGGAAAGGATAACTGTGATGTGA